A stretch of DNA from Spirosoma endbachense:
CCAAGCTCCAGGCAGCCTGGCATAATTCAAAGGAATGATTTTGCAATTTTAAGAAGTAGAGTTTACCTCAATCTTGACTTTTGATCAAATAACCAGGACAATTGTGCAATTTTTACCTCCTTATATCCAGTTTTGAATGATTGTGCGGATACAAATACATATAGCTGGTATTATGGTAATGCAACAAAAAATCTACTTTCGGTTACATTTTTTGACTCTTATTTTGTTGATTGTTAGTTTGTTACTCTCAATCGTCAGCACAAGTGAGGCTCAAAACTTTTATTTTAATGCGCTCACATCTGAACATGGTTTGTCGCACAATAGTGTTTTTAGCATCAAGCAGGACCACAAGGGCTTCATCTGGTTCGGAACGCGGGCAGGAATTAGTCGATACGATAGCCAGCGTCTTAAAAATTACCCGCTAAATGATACTGACCCCAGTGCTGAAGGGGCCAGAGTCAACTGCCTTTATACCGTTGGGCACGAACTCTGGGTAGGAACTGCTACTGGCCTGTTTCGGTACCTTTTCGATAAGGATGAATTTGTTCCGGTATCGCTGGGGAAAAAATCAGTCAACGTATTGGGTATCCAACGGGTATCGACAGGCGACTTATGGATTGGCAGTCAGGATGGGATCTATATTTTATCCGAGCGTGGATTAGTACGTCAAATTCTGCCAGGGCAGCTCGTTCACGATATTTGTGAGTTTCGAAAAGGTTCTTTTCTGATTTTGCATAACAATACGCCATGCATCATCAATTCAACCGGCGAAACCATAATTACACTTCCCATTGATGGGGATAATCATCGAAAATCACATACGCTGCGCAACCATAAGCTTTTCAAAGATCGCCGGGGAGCTATCTGGCTGAGTACGGAAAACGATCTGCTGCAATTAGATGAAAATGCCATGATCTTCAGGTCGTTAGAGTGGTTTTCGCGGCTTGTACGTGGGCGAGTACGGATAATTCGTACCGTTGTCGAAGATTTGGCCGGAAACGTCTGGATTGGCAGTGAAGCGGGGATAATTATGGTTGACAGCCAACGCCAAACGGCACGTAGCTACGATAAATCGTTTACGGCCTCTCCCTATGGCCTGACTGACCGGGCAGTTTATTCAAGCTTCGTGAGTCGGGATGGAATCGTTTGGCTGGGAACGTATTTTGGTGGGGTCAACTACACGAAACCCATCGGCATTTCATTCGAGCATCTTTTTCCAGCCACCGACGGGCAAACCATTGCGGGAAAGGCCATTAGCCAGCTTGCCATTGATGGGCAGGATCGTCTTTGGGTTGGCACTGAAGATGGAGGCATTAGTATTCAAGACCGGGTTACTGGTCGATATACGTATCATAACCGGGCGAATGGTCTGAGTGATAATAACATACACGCTATTTTGATCGATAAGTCGGGAGTGGCCTGGGTTGGTACGTTTCTGGGTGGGCTAAACCGTATCGATCCTGTAACGGGGAAAAAGAAAGTATTTCTACATAATCCGGATGACCCGACCTCGCTGGCAAGCAATTACGTTAATGCACTTCATCGCGACCGAACCGGTCAACTTTGGGTGGGTACCACTCGGGGCCTGAATATTCTGGATGAGAAAACGGGCACCTTTCGACTCTTCAAACCTCAGGAGTTGGGAACCCGCTTTGTTGTTGATTTGCTAGGCGATACATCGGGACGAATTTGGATTGCTACATCGTTCTCAGGTGTGTACCAGTACGACCCTAAACTCGATCAATTAACTCATTATGACGTCAGTAACACGCCTGTTTTGCAGAGCAATCAAATTATGAGTGTTTATCAAGATTCAGACCATAATATCTGGTTCGGCAGCCTGAATGGGGGGGCGTGTCAGTGGAGTTATAGGCAAAAAAAATTTATCAACCATCCAGTACAAGCTTACCTGTCTACTCAGACGGTGTATGAAACACTGGAAGATAACAATGGCACGTACTGGTTTTCGACCAATAGCGGGTTGCTTTCATTTAATCCAAAAAAGAACACACATCGGGTATTCGACGGGAGTAATGGGCTTGAGGCTACCCAGTTCAATTTTAAATCGGCCCTGAAAGACCGTCAGGGCAATCTGTATTTTGGGAGCGTAGACGGACTTTGCTATTTCAATCCAGACAGCATTGCGAAACGGGTTTTTGATCCGCCCGTTTATTTTACCGACCTCAAGCTCTTTAATAAGGAAGTCAGGGCCGACGGCGAATTGATGCTAACAAAGCGTCTTGATGAAACAAAGGAACTGGTTTTTAATTACGAGCAGAATGTCATTACGTTCGATTTTGTAGCCATCAATTATTTTTCGAAGCAGACCAATTATTATACGTATTACCTCGAAGGATTCGAAGAAACCTGGGGTCCGAAAACCACCGTTAACTCGCAAACATACACGAATCTATCACCCGGAACTTACACGTTTCACGTTCGGTCGTATCAATCAAATGGCGATTTGTCACCAACGGAGCGTACGCTTCAGCTAGTTGTGAAACCACCTTTCTGGCGAACGACCTTCGCCTATCTCTTTTATGGATTGCTCGGCATTGGTTTGCTGGTTCTCTATCGGCGGGTCATTACGTATCTGAACCGCCAGAAAATGGCCGTGCAGATGGAACGGGTAGAGCGCGAAAAAAGCAGAGAGCTGAACCAGCAGAAACTGAATTTCTTTACATTCCTCTCCAATGAATTCAAAACACCGATTACCCTGATTATCGCGGAGATTGACGAATTGATTCAAAACAACCAGGCCTGGCGCGCCGATTCTGCAACGAATTATAGTATCATCAAGAACAACGCCCGGCGGTTGCAGGCACTGATTGATCAGATTACCGAACTTCGTAAAACAGGCCACGAAATTCAAAAAATCCACCTTGTTGATGCCGATATCATTGCCTTCATCAAAGAAACGTTGAAGGGATTCGACCCCCTGCTCCGGGCCAGGCAAATTTACAAGCGACTTACCTTTTCTCCCCCGTATCTGATGGCGTCGTTTGATGCCGGAAAGCTGGAAATGATTATTGGTAATGTATATTTTTACCTGATTGACCAACTGGCCGAAGGAGATGAGCTGAATTTTGATGTTGAGATTGTTAAGACTTCGGATCAGGCAACGGCGGAATTGCAACTCACCTTCACATTCAATGGCCAGCCAGGGCTGTTGAAAAGTCTTGAAACCAGTTATCAGTATGCTGGAAATTCAGAAGAGATTTTTGCGCAGAATAATTCACTCAGCATCGGTATATTGTTAACATTCAGTCTGTTGAAAATGCTTTCGGGGCGCGTAATTTTTTCCGATATGGATGACTGGGGGCGAATTTCGCTCCAAATCCCCATCCGAAAAACGCCTGTCAGCAAGGCAACTGCGAACTCCAAAATTGAACACTCGATAAGTAGGCATATTGTCGATTCGCCGGAAGTAAATCTGGGGCGGGATGGGGACTTATTTAGTTTCCCGGTTGAGGATTCGTTACTGAATGATAAACCCAATCTGCTAATTATTGAACGCTCTAAAGAACTGGCTCAGTTTCTGAAACGCCATTACGGAGAAACGTACCGCATTAGCGTGGCGACTACGTTTAACGAAGCGCTCAAGAAGGCCGAAAGCAGGCTGCCTGAAATTATTCTCTGTGACAGCAATATGCTCGATAAAGAGTTTAAAAGCATCTGCCTGGTTCTAAAGAGCAATCCACAAACGCAACATATACCGATTATTCTACTACTGGAAAACGAGGAAGATAAAACGATTATTGAAGGCCTAAATAGTGGTGCCGAAGGATACATAAGCAAACCTTTCAGCCTGAAAGAGATGGATTTGATGATTACCAATCAACTGAAAACGGTATCCTTATTAAAAACTAAGCTAACAGGCAGTCTGGCGGGTTCTCTATTAAGCTCCCTGCCTCGACACAATAAAGATCAGGAGTTTGTGCTGCGGTTCGCTTCACTGATTAATCAGCAGTATAAAAATAAAGATGTAACGGCCGACGTACTGGCCCAGCAGATGAAATGCAGCCGGTCGCAACTGCATATGAAACTGAAAACACTAACGGGTCTGAGTACGAAGGAATACCTGAACGATTATCGCCTGATGTTAGCTCGTGAGTTGCTCGAAAGTGGCACAAGCGTGACCGAAGCGGCTTTTGAAGTGGGTTTCAGTGATCCAAATTATTTTGGTCGGGCCTTCAAAAATAAGTTCGGAATTACGCCAAGTAAAATTTACTAAGTTCAGGGAATTTGACAACCTATATCAGGCTAAGGAGCAACATCTTGTCCTTAACTCTATCGGGACGTTTAAATGAACCAGAGTAATCAACATAAGCAGATAGCTTACAAAAGTTCATTTTAAAACTTGTATGCTATCCCTAATCTCTTTTGCAGTAATCATACCGCCATCTTCATTCAGACCGAAGTGATTTGACTGGGTTCATCAGCGCTGTAGCCACGGTTCGACTACCGATCGATACCAAAACCAGTAACAGTACCAACAAAGCTGGCCAGGCAAAAAGCCACCCGCTTAATTCAATACGGGCCGCGTAGTTGGCCAGCCAGTTTTTGACTAATAAATAGGTGATGGGAAGGCCAATCAGGATCGAAAGCAGAACGGTTCGGATAAAATCGGTCGAAAGTAAAAGCATCAGGTTCATTGTGCTGGCCCCAATCACTTTACGAATCCCGATTTCCTTCGTTCGTTTGGAAACCGTAAACGTGGCCAGACCGAACAGGCCCAGGCAGGAGATCAGAATGGCCAGGCCAGTTAAGGCCCCGAATACTTGCTGAAAGCGATCGTCGGCTTTGTACTGTTTGTCATACTCACTATCCATGAAGAAATAGCTAAATGGTGTATGGGGGAAATTAGCCTCGTAAACCTGTTTCAACGTAGCGAGTTGCTCCTTAGCATTACCCCCGGCAAACTTCACACTGGCGAACGAATCGAACGAAGGGGAGTACATGTGAATAATAGGTATGTGGGCAGCCTTTGGTGATTCGTAATGGTAATTTCTGACAACACCTCGAATCGTTGCCTGATGACCCCAGAGGTCTACCCGTTTACCAATAGCCTGCTCGGGCGTAGGAATTCCCCAGAGCCGGATGGTTTCTTCGTTGACAATGAGCTGTCGATTCGTCGTATCTGAAAAACCCGGCCGGGTCGTGGCATCGAAGTTTTTGCCCGCCAGCAGCCGGATACCCATCAGCTCGAAGAACGATGTATCGATCTTTGCCATGTAATAATTGTAATTCGTTTTCTTGACGGCATCCGACAAATTGATGCCCGTCGTTGTATTCATCAAGGAAGACTCCAGGCCCGGTACGGCTCCCGAAACGGACACCGATTTTACCTGCGATTGAGCCAATAGCATTTGTCGAAACGCACCGTACTCCTGGCGGGCGTTATTGCTTGCTGGCGCTTTCACAACCAGCGTATGATCGATGGTTAGGCCTAAGTTCTGTTCGCGCAGAAAAGACACCTGTTGGTAAACGGCAAACGTCTGCACCAACAAGATAAGGGTAATTGTAAATTGAAAAACGACTAACGACTTCCGAAGCAAGGTGCCTTTGGTTGAGCGCGAGAAATTACCCTTGAGTACCTTGACCGGATCGTATGAAGACAAGACGAAGGCTGGATAAAATCCCGACAGGATAACACTCAGTAGCAGAAACGCACCGGCACTTTCCCAGAAAAACACATCGCCCATAACGCTAAAGCCTTCGGGTAGCCCCGCCACCTGAACAAACACCGACTGAAAGCCCGCCACTAACCCCACGGCCAGACCTGAGGCAATGATGTTGATCAGGATCGTTTCGATAAAGATCTGCATTCTTATCTGGCTCTGCGTGGAACCAACGACCTTTCTTAGTCCCATTTCCCGCGCCCGGTCGAGGGCTTTGGCGGTGGTCAAATTCACATAGTTGACTAAGGCGCTTAGCAGTACTAGAAAAGCTACGCCTAGCAGAACATATACAGACCGTGCTTCACCGTTTGGTTCGTTTTCGTAGGTTTTATGGGAATACAGATGGATTTCGCTGATTTTCTGACCGATCACCCGCTCGCTGGTTATCTTCTTTTCGGTGAGCAATCGGTCGCTAAAAGCAGCCAGCGATTTGGTAAACCGGTCGTAGCTGGTGTTTTCGGCAAGTTGCAGATAGGTGAATACATTATTGCTGCTCCAGTCATCTTCTTGTTGGCCAAAGTCGGAGCGCAGCGTCGGGTAGGAGAAGAGCATGTCAAATTTCAGGTGTGTATTGGCCGGGCTGTCCGCCACCACGCCAACGATTTCTAACAGCATGTTACCTTCCGGTTTTGGTACTTTCATCGTTTTACCCAGCACATCTAGGGTATTGAAGTACGTTAATGCCATCGATTTTGTCAGAACAGCCTGTCGGGGTTTGGTAAAGAGGTCTTTGCGGCTTCCTCGCAGGAGTGGGTAGTTGAACAGGGAAAAAAAGGAGGAATCGACCGCCAGTACTTTCTCCACGGCCTGATACTCCTTGCCAATCTGAACCGTCATACTCGGTTTGATGATGGAATAGACGCGGGTGTAGTTAACGACTTGAGCCATTTCCTGATTGGCTCTAGGGCCAATCTGAGGATACGTCTCGGCATCCTGAGCGTCCACTGCGCCCCCATTCATATAGTCCATGGTGAGTCGCACAATCCGATTGGCCAACGGGTTTGTGTTTTCGTAACTTAACTCAAAACGTACGTACTGAATAATAAGTAATGCCACAGCCAAACCCGCAGCCAGCCCCACGACATTAATGAGGGTAAACGTGCTATCTTTTCTGAAAATACGTTGGGCGATTTTTAAATAGTTTAGGAGCATAGCAGTCAGTGCCTAAGGAGCAAATAATTGATGTGTCAATTACTGTACCAGTTACTAAAAGTTTGGTTTAGAGCTGGGATACGGTGATTTTGTGAAACGGGTTGTCCGTTTATGGACAGCTTTTGTCCAGGAATGAACAGGGGAAATTGTTCATGGGCTGAGTCGAATCAAGCGGGGTCAGCCTGACGTTTTTTTGAACGGTGACGGCGTGGGGAGAGGTCGAGTCATTTCAGTCCTAAATGGTTTAATTACGAGCATCCGTAAGTAGCCAGCCAACTGTTTTAAACAGATAATATATACAATCCCTACCATACAGGCCAGAAAACGGTCGCCCAATGGTTAGATAAAATAAGGCTAATCAGCTAAACAAATTTCATAAACAACGCTTTTTACAGTGATACTGAAAGAGTGAATTGACTGTTAATCTGATCACTTTCCAAATTTCCTACTCGTTATGAATAAATCATCTACTCTTCGTTTTCTTTTTGTCCTGTCTGCTACCTGGCTGACCGCCTGTGAAGATCACAGTCAGAGTCCGAATGCACCATTTCCGGAACGTATTAATTTTGTGGCTGACCGCCAATATCCAGAAGGTATTGCTTACTCTTCGCAATTGGCTAAATTTCTGGTCACATCCATACCGCTTGGTAAGGTAGGTACAGTCGATACCGATGGTCGTTATGAGGATTTGCTGACAGATCCTGGATTTATTGCTGCTATTGGGATGAAAGTAGCCGATGGCCGCGTGTTTGTCTGCAATAGTGATCAGGGTCGGTCAGTTAGAAGTACTCCCTCAACCACCCGCCAAACGGCTGAACTACTGGTCTTCAACCTAGCTACCCGGCAGCTTGAGCGTCGGACGGATCTTGATGCATTGCTACCCGCTGCCGACCCAAACTTTGCCAATGACGTAACAATTGCTCCCGATGGGACAGCCTATGTGACGGATTCGTTTTCCCCTGTAATTTACAAAGTTACCGGAGCTGGAGCAGCCAGTATTCTGGTAAGAGATGATGTTCGATTCGCCAGCCTGACCTTCGGCTTAAATGGGATTGCTTACCATCCGAATGGCTTCCTCATTGTCGCTAATACGGGACAGGGGAAACTGTTTAAAGTGGATTTACAAAACGGCAATGCGATCACTGAAGTGAGTGGAACAGGATCGTTGCCCGGTGATGGACTGACCTTTCTCAATAACGACTTATATGTTGTGACCGGTGGCAATCGGGTGGCCCAGCTGCGTAGTACGGATAATTGGCAATCGGCCACAATTCTAAAATACGACGCCAGTGGGTACACGGGTGCAACAACAAGCGTAGCCGTTAATGGTCAGCTTTATACACTCAATGCCCGTATTGGAGAAGTTGGTGATGCGCGGGACTTCAGCATTCAGCGGTTCCGCTAGGCAAGTGGGTTAAGAGCCGGGCAAGCTGACGGATTCTTGTAAATGCCATAGCACCATCAACTGCCCATTTCAGCTAGATGGCACTCTAGATTACACCCAGCCAAACCGCTCCAATAAGCGATCTTTGTGCTGCCTGGATACAGGAATGTTGGCCCCCGTAGTCAGCACCAGATAAGTACCTTCGCCTTTGACCAGACGTTTAATGTGATCCAGATTCACTATGTACTGCCGATGAACGCGCAGGAAATTCCGTGTTTCCAGCATCTCCTGAACATCGCCGAGGGTTTTGGAAATGAGGTATTTTTCGCCCGTTTCCAGCACGAAATTGGTGTAATTACTGTCGGATTCGGCGTAGAGGATCTGGCTTGTTTCTACAAACGTCAGTCCATTGGCATGGGGCAGTGCTATTTTTGTTGGCAGCGTTGCCGGGGATGTACTCACCGATTGAGTTGTTGGATACCACGATCGCAACAAGTCTAACTGAGCCGCTCCCACTACACCCGAAGCCGTGAGACTGGCCTGTTCAGCCCGGCGAACCGTGTTCACCAGATCAATCGTATCGACAGGCTTGAGCAAATAATCGAGGGCCGAAAACCGGAATGCCCGCACCGCATATTGATTGTAGGCTGTCACGAAAACAACCTGAAACGACACCTCACCGAGTTGTTCGAGCAATTGAAATCCGTTCAACATGGGCATCTCAATATCCAGAAAAACCAGCGAAGGGCGCAACGTTCGCAGGGCAATCAAGGCCGATGGACTATCGGTAAATTGCCCAATAATCTCCACCTGTGGACAGTGCCGAGCCAGTTGAAGCACCAGCAACTGCACATTATCGGGTTCGTCGTCAATGATGAGAGCCTTCATAATTAATGAGTGAATGAGTGAGTGTTTAATTGATTGAATAGCTGACGCATTAGCTAATCAATCAATTAAACACTCACTCATTCAAAATTAAATCGGTATATCCAGCACGACTTTCGTGCCGAGGGGTTCGTCGTCGGGGGCGACCAAATCAAAAATCTGGGTCTGTGTTTGGGTGTTGTAGAGTTCATTAATCATCCGTATACGGTCGGCCGTTACTTGCATGCCAAAGGATTTATGGTTGCCAGCCGACTTGCTTTTGAGTTCTCCCGCCCGCGCCCGACCAACGCCATCATCCGTAACTTCAACGTGCAAATAGGTATCGTTAGGTTGGGTGACCTCAACCGTTACGGTTCCCCCTTCCATCTTATGCATCAGCCCATGCCAGATGGCATTCTCGACGTAGGGCTGGAGTAACAAGGGCGGAATGGTAGCCTCCTGCTGGTCGATGTCGGGGTCAACCCGAATGTCCACCCGTACTTTATGTTTAAAGCGCATGGCTTCCAAATCGCTGTAGAGTTGGAGAGCTTCCAGTTCGTTTTGCAGCGGAATGCGGTCAGCGCGGGAGTTTTCGAGGACGAGCCGGATAAGCCGGGAGAACTTGGTCAGGTAATCGGAGGCTTTATCGGTATCGTTTTGAAGCGTGTATAACTTGATGGAATTGAGACAGTTGAAGATAAAATGAGGATTCATTTGGGCGCGCAGGGCCGTCATTTCAGTATCGGCCAGTTTATGCTCAAACTCAGTTTGAAGTTGCTGAATGCGTCGGTCTTCCAGCAGTTGATTCTTGGACTCGATTTCCTGCGTTCGTATGGTGAGCTGCTCTTCGAGTTGCTGGGTGTACCGTCCTTGCATCTGGTTTTTCTCGACTTCAACTAACCGATTTCGATAAGCCAGGGCCAGCAAAAAGAAGAAACTCTCAAACAATATGCCCAGGCTGAAGAAAAACGGAAGGAACCTGGCAAACACCTGAATAAAAGAGTTGCCCGTCATAATTCGAACATCTAAAAATAAAACGAAATAAGAGATCAGCCATAGGCAGATAATTCCAACGAGCAGATAGCCTCGAAATGGGCTCTTACTGCGCAATAAGGCAATAAAGACCACGATACCGGCCACTAAAAATGGTAACTCCTGCCCGAGATAGTACCAATTAGCTCTAAAAATCAACCCATTACCATATTCGTAGATAGCCTGGGCTTCCTGAATGGCAAACACAACCAGCAAAGCACGTAGAAACGCCCAGGTTTTAGAGGAATGGATCGGTAAATCAATAAAGCGGGCAATAAACAAGATATAAAAGAACGAGATGATAAAGGAAAAAGGTTGATTTGTTGATCGCATCTGTAACGGCAGGCCTAACCCTAACGCAAAATTCATATTCCACACCACGGAGAAGGAAGCGGCAAAACAGAAGATTGTATAGTATAGAAAGACCAGATCCCGATTGAAATAATACTGCGTGACCGCAAACAGACTCATAATAAACAAACCAGCAGCTATCATTGCCATAGACAAAAACAACCATCTCATCAGGTATGAACGGTCGGCAATTATCAATTTCAGGCTTAAGGGGGTATGCAGCATGGGCAGTATGGGCGATACAACACGTACTAAATCCGTGATCTTCACAAAAAACGTGGTGGTCTGCAACGGGCCAACCTGCAAGTGAATAGGCTCCCATTGCCCGATATTATAGGGTAAAAAATAGATACCCGTTTGCTCCACATGCACGCCCCGATCCGTGTATAAGTCAATCTGCCCATGCCCGCCTATATCCAGCAGGGTTTCGGCCGATTGGGTTGGGCTAGTGTTTTGAACCCGGAATGCCAGCCAGGTAACAATGGTCGACACCTTTGATTGTGGAGGATTTCGGAATGTCTGCTGCTTTTGGGCAAAGGGAAGGAACCTCTGCCGATGAATGACGGGGAACGGCTCAGGCAAACCTGATAGGTCATCATAAAACAAGGTATGGCTGGCCATATCCTGCGACTTCGTCCAGTTGGGTGTACCATTCAGCTGGAATGGCGGGAGCATACCCACGGAGACAGCCTGATTCGTAGTGACAGCCCTGGCTGGCCCAACGTGTTGTGCTTCTACCAGTAGCGGCAACCCCAATAAAAGCAACAGCCAGTAGTTCATGGATAATGAGGTTTTCTGTAAAGCAAGCTACTGATTTTCAGATCACACTTGCTAGTTCAAGTTAGCCAATGCTCACTTTTCTTGTGTAAGCGACTTTCTTATTGAGGGAGCCTTGGGTATATACCGTTTCCTCGTTAGCTCACCATTCTGGTTACTCACTCAAAATCTGCGTCCTTCCCTCAATAGCCTTTGCTATGCCTTGCGCGTCGGCCTATGTTTGATGCCGAACCTAAACGGATAGCGTTCACGTCTGGCATCAATAATCCCCCAACCCTAATCTCATAAACCAGTGAAGATCAATCTTCTTCCTGCCCTGTGTTTGTCAATGGCTGAGATTGTAGCGCATGGTATGGCAACATGAAAAAAATGATGGATGACAACATGAAAAGCCTGCCCCCTTAAACCAGCCGATCCGCTCCCAAGTGGCGGGAAAGTTTTCCATCAAAACGTTTAAATTGACTAACTAATGAAAACGAAACTATTAATAACTTTCACGGCTTTACTTTTAGTTATACTTCCATTTTTGGTGTCGGCTGTGCTGGGCAACTATTCGCCCTATGTTGATGGGAATAGTTTTCAGAATTATATACTAATTTGGATAGTTATTTCAATTGGAATTGTTTCGATTGCATTACTACTATTTAACTATTTTCATCAATCATTCGAAAAAATACCAGTTGGCGGAATGTTGCTTTTTTTGTTAGTATGGCCAATTATTGGTATATATGGTTTAGCTTCCGCACCTGACCTCAGCGTTAAAATGCTTGAACACCCCGAACGGGAACATTTAAGGTATAGTTTACTTTTTTTAGCATTAATACTCTTTGGATGTTTTGCCTTGTTCCTGTTTAGTAGTAATTCATTGAAAATAAAAAAAACGACCAGATGGATAATGACCGTGATTTTTATCATCGCCATCGCAGAATATACATGGGAATTCACTCATCACTACTTATATCCGGAAGGGTTGAAGGAATGGGTAAGTCAGGGTAAAAATCCTGAAGAATTTGGCAAAAATTATGATAATTTCAATATGATTACAATTGGCGTGATTGGGCGGTATGTTCAATTCATATTAGTAATATGGCTTTCATTACATTTGTACAAGTTGCAACAAATCAAAATCTGGAGTCCAATCATAAATACAATGTTCAGTTTAGTGGGAATTGTCTCAGCAACACTAATCTTCATTACTGAAATGAACCTTCCGAAGGGATTTGAATTTTTATTCCTATTCTTTATTCCGGGAATTCCGTTTTTTCTATTATATTGGTTAGGGATTGCGCTATTGACAAAGCTCAAGAAACGAGATATTACAGCCTGAAAAATCACAATACAGAACAATTTATTGTTTAATTATAAATACCATATAAATACGCTTTGTCCACAAAATTCCTTCGATAATTGAACGGCTATCATTGCCAATGACTACTTAATGCGTTCACGAAAAGTTTGCTTTTAAGCGAATTTTCGCCCGTGAAAGTAGATGATAAACCTTCGTTACGTATTAACAACCAGTTGGAGAGGAGCCCCCTGGCAAGGCTCCGACCGTACCCGAAGTTGGGCCACTATGGCATCAGCCCGTTGCTGCATGCTAGTCTGACCAGTTCGCAGACTTAACAGGGTTTGATCAAACCCTTTTCCGTTGTCGCCAATCAGAACTCTGAGCTGCTCCTGCTTATACTCGAACCCTAAGCTCCTCACGAGCATACCGAAGCCAGTTAAGCGGCCAGTTCATTTTAGGGTTTTTAACTCATCCTGTAGCTGAATCAGAATACCTTGCTGTTGCCAGTTCACAGGTACGACTAAGGCAGTCGGAGCAGTTTGAGCCAGCATCCAAACCGGACTGAGAAGCAGAAAAAGTAGTTTAACGCAGGATGTACGGCAAAAAAATCATAGAACTACGTAGTTAAAGGCCAATCAGTCCCAGTGAAGGGATTCTAATTTGCCAACCAGAAGTAGATTGCTGAGATACCAGCCATTTTCGGCGTAGCGACTGGGGTCGTCTATTTTGATGTTCCGTTTCTGTAGGATAGCTGCCTTGTCGAATGCCCTTCCGGTTACGCGTACAGTTACTTCATGATCCGTATCGCTTAAACCATCCAGATAAAAACTAAACTTTCGGTAATAGTGACAGTACTGATCGAATCGTTGGACTTCTCGCTTCTCGCCATCGAGCGTCACTTCCAGAATCCCCGATCCCGGCCCAACTATATCATAAAAGCCAAGCGTAGTTCCCTTAAATCTGACACGTAGTAAGGCATCCGGTGAAGTTGCTT
This window harbors:
- a CDS encoding LytR/AlgR family response regulator transcription factor — its product is MKALIIDDEPDNVQLLVLQLARHCPQVEIIGQFTDSPSALIALRTLRPSLVFLDIEMPMLNGFQLLEQLGEVSFQVVFVTAYNQYAVRAFRFSALDYLLKPVDTIDLVNTVRRAEQASLTASGVVGAAQLDLLRSWYPTTQSVSTSPATLPTKIALPHANGLTFVETSQILYAESDSNYTNFVLETGEKYLISKTLGDVQEMLETRNFLRVHRQYIVNLDHIKRLVKGEGTYLVLTTGANIPVSRQHKDRLLERFGWV
- a CDS encoding sensor histidine kinase, with amino-acid sequence MNYWLLLLLGLPLLVEAQHVGPARAVTTNQAVSVGMLPPFQLNGTPNWTKSQDMASHTLFYDDLSGLPEPFPVIHRQRFLPFAQKQQTFRNPPQSKVSTIVTWLAFRVQNTSPTQSAETLLDIGGHGQIDLYTDRGVHVEQTGIYFLPYNIGQWEPIHLQVGPLQTTTFFVKITDLVRVVSPILPMLHTPLSLKLIIADRSYLMRWLFLSMAMIAAGLFIMSLFAVTQYYFNRDLVFLYYTIFCFAASFSVVWNMNFALGLGLPLQMRSTNQPFSFIISFFYILFIARFIDLPIHSSKTWAFLRALLVVFAIQEAQAIYEYGNGLIFRANWYYLGQELPFLVAGIVVFIALLRSKSPFRGYLLVGIICLWLISYFVLFLDVRIMTGNSFIQVFARFLPFFFSLGILFESFFFLLALAYRNRLVEVEKNQMQGRYTQQLEEQLTIRTQEIESKNQLLEDRRIQQLQTEFEHKLADTEMTALRAQMNPHFIFNCLNSIKLYTLQNDTDKASDYLTKFSRLIRLVLENSRADRIPLQNELEALQLYSDLEAMRFKHKVRVDIRVDPDIDQQEATIPPLLLQPYVENAIWHGLMHKMEGGTVTVEVTQPNDTYLHVEVTDDGVGRARAGELKSKSAGNHKSFGMQVTADRIRMINELYNTQTQTQIFDLVAPDDEPLGTKVVLDIPI
- a CDS encoding sensor histidine kinase, whose amino-acid sequence is MLVRSLGFEYKQEQLRVLIGDNGKGFDQTLLSLRTGQTSMQQRADAIVAQLRVRSEPCQGAPLQLVVNT